One Qiania dongpingensis genomic window carries:
- a CDS encoding sugar ABC transporter ATP-binding protein gives MNNKEGYIFECEGIYKAFGGTQALADVQLHVKKGEVLALLGENGAGKSTLMKAVIGLHQPDAGTMTFEGRPYTAKGPVDAMRAGISMIHQELNPEPHLTIAESIFLNREDVHGGIFLNKKLQNKRAQEILDQFDFPYPATTVMGKLTLAQMQMIEIIKAVSCDARMIIMDEPTSSLDSEETNHLFRVIRDLKKKGVAIIYISHRMDEIFEICDSVAVFRDGTYVGARSMDGVTKDELISMMVGREVKNVFPKVDCEIGETVFKVEGLTGDGFENISFEVHKGEILGLTGLVGSGRSETMRAIFGLDKLKSGKIYLNGEEIAIKSPRSAIKKGICMVNEDRKNYGLCLFRSIRENISLPNLPEKQSGILINQRREKKECAEVAKKLTVKAASIEHNAFSLSGGNQQKVVIAKWVMANPKVLILDEPTRGVDVGAKSEIHTLMCEFAAKGMAIIMISSELPEVMGMSDRVLIYHEGKLNGEVSREEIQSGVATQEVILAKEFGGK, from the coding sequence ATGAATAACAAAGAAGGGTACATCTTTGAATGTGAAGGCATTTATAAAGCATTCGGCGGTACTCAGGCGTTGGCGGACGTCCAGCTTCATGTCAAGAAAGGCGAGGTTCTTGCACTGCTGGGTGAAAACGGCGCTGGAAAATCCACCCTGATGAAAGCCGTGATCGGCCTCCATCAGCCCGATGCAGGGACCATGACCTTCGAGGGCAGGCCTTATACGGCGAAAGGCCCTGTAGACGCCATGCGTGCAGGTATTTCCATGATTCACCAGGAGCTGAATCCCGAACCGCATCTGACCATTGCGGAGAGTATCTTCCTTAACAGGGAAGACGTACACGGGGGCATTTTCCTGAATAAGAAGCTTCAGAATAAGAGAGCTCAGGAAATTCTGGACCAGTTTGATTTCCCTTATCCTGCGACGACTGTGATGGGGAAACTTACATTGGCTCAGATGCAGATGATAGAGATCATCAAGGCCGTTTCCTGTGACGCGCGTATGATCATCATGGATGAGCCTACCTCCTCTCTGGACAGTGAGGAGACCAACCATCTGTTCCGGGTAATCCGTGATCTGAAGAAAAAAGGTGTGGCGATCATTTATATCTCGCACCGTATGGACGAGATTTTTGAGATCTGCGACAGCGTGGCCGTGTTCCGAGACGGTACGTATGTAGGGGCCCGTTCCATGGACGGCGTAACAAAGGATGAGCTGATTTCCATGATGGTCGGCCGGGAAGTGAAGAACGTATTCCCGAAGGTTGACTGCGAGATCGGTGAAACGGTATTTAAAGTAGAGGGTCTGACCGGCGATGGTTTTGAGAACATCAGCTTTGAAGTCCATAAGGGAGAGATCCTGGGTCTGACCGGGCTGGTAGGTTCCGGACGAAGTGAGACTATGAGGGCGATTTTTGGCCTGGATAAGCTGAAAAGCGGTAAAATATATTTGAACGGAGAAGAGATTGCCATCAAAAGTCCCAGATCTGCGATAAAAAAGGGAATCTGTATGGTGAATGAAGACAGAAAGAACTATGGTCTCTGTCTGTTCCGTTCCATCAGAGAGAACATCTCTCTTCCGAATCTTCCTGAAAAACAGAGCGGCATTCTTATCAACCAGAGGCGGGAGAAAAAAGAATGTGCCGAGGTCGCAAAAAAACTGACGGTCAAGGCGGCCAGCATTGAACATAACGCGTTTTCCCTTTCCGGCGGCAATCAGCAGAAGGTCGTAATCGCAAAATGGGTCATGGCGAATCCGAAGGTCCTTATCCTGGATGAACCTACCCGAGGCGTGGACGTAGGCGCGAAATCGGAAATTCATACATTAATGTGTGAGTTCGCGGCGAAGGGAATGGCGATTATCATGATTTCCTCCGAGCTTCCGGAAGTCATGGGCATGAGTGACAGGGTGCTGATTTACCATGAAGGTAAGCTGAATGGTGAAGTTAGCCGTGAGGAGATTCAGAGTGGTGTGGCAACTCAGGAAGTCATCCTGGCAAAAGAGTTTGGTGGAAAATAG
- the xylB gene encoding xylulokinase, with translation MAYLMGIDLGTSSLKTIIIDEAGNVKAVSARPYQFASPCGGYAEHDPREWWKACCETVKEALAACGAPASSVKGVSFSGQMHGAVLLDKDYQVIRPAILHCDARSAVQVEEIKAALGMDRVRELIMNPVYTGFLLPSLMWVRDNEPENYEKVRHVFLPKDYLKFRMTGEVSSDYSDASATLAFDIKRNCWSEEILSAVDVPMDFFPRCYGTDEAAGTVCEAASRETGLSTSTVVVAGGGDQVMQGIGNGITQAGSATSNIGTSGQVSFQSDVPIMNPALSTNTFCGYKKGRWFTMGAIMNAGLSLKWFNSLFETADFNQINEQVAKVRPGSGGVIFLPYLNGERTPHVNPNLSGMFLGVNLNTGRPEMTRAVMEGVAFALYQCIEVCGNLGLKADNMVASGGGARSGPWLQIQADIFNIPLKVADTEEQAGLGSAIAAGVGAGVYRDIEEGCRAVVKYKDMLVVPNAAAHEAYEEYYQLYKDTYEAGRDVLQRVTLMGRRQ, from the coding sequence ATGGCATATTTAATGGGAATTGATCTGGGGACATCCAGCCTGAAAACGATTATCATCGATGAAGCTGGAAATGTAAAGGCAGTGAGCGCCAGACCGTATCAATTTGCTTCTCCCTGCGGCGGGTATGCGGAACATGACCCGAGGGAATGGTGGAAGGCCTGCTGCGAAACGGTAAAAGAGGCACTGGCAGCGTGTGGTGCGCCGGCCTCTTCGGTGAAAGGAGTGAGCTTCTCCGGCCAGATGCACGGAGCAGTGCTCCTGGATAAGGACTATCAGGTGATTCGTCCTGCGATTCTTCACTGTGACGCCCGTTCTGCCGTACAGGTGGAAGAGATCAAGGCTGCTCTCGGCATGGATAGGGTTCGGGAGCTCATCATGAATCCGGTGTATACGGGATTCCTGCTTCCGTCTTTGATGTGGGTGCGGGATAATGAACCGGAGAATTATGAAAAAGTCCGGCATGTGTTTTTGCCTAAGGATTATCTTAAGTTCAGGATGACAGGAGAGGTTTCCTCGGACTATTCCGATGCTTCTGCCACTCTGGCATTTGACATAAAGAGAAACTGCTGGTCGGAAGAGATCCTGAGCGCGGTGGACGTACCGATGGACTTCTTCCCCAGATGCTACGGGACCGATGAGGCTGCGGGAACTGTCTGTGAAGCGGCTTCCAGAGAAACGGGGCTTTCAACATCAACGGTAGTGGTGGCCGGAGGCGGCGACCAGGTGATGCAGGGGATCGGAAACGGGATCACCCAGGCGGGCTCCGCGACATCCAACATCGGGACCAGCGGACAAGTTTCTTTTCAGAGCGATGTGCCGATCATGAATCCGGCGCTCAGTACCAATACATTCTGCGGATATAAAAAAGGCAGATGGTTCACGATGGGAGCCATCATGAACGCAGGATTATCCCTTAAGTGGTTTAACAGCCTCTTTGAGACGGCTGATTTCAACCAGATAAATGAACAAGTTGCAAAAGTGAGACCGGGAAGCGGAGGCGTTATTTTCCTTCCATACCTCAATGGAGAGAGAACCCCTCACGTAAATCCCAACCTGAGCGGGATGTTCTTGGGCGTGAACCTGAATACGGGGCGTCCGGAAATGACCCGGGCGGTTATGGAAGGCGTGGCCTTTGCACTTTATCAGTGTATTGAGGTCTGCGGCAATCTGGGGCTGAAGGCTGATAATATGGTGGCCTCCGGCGGAGGCGCCAGAAGCGGTCCATGGCTGCAGATTCAGGCAGACATTTTCAACATCCCCCTGAAGGTGGCCGATACGGAAGAGCAGGCAGGACTTGGCTCCGCCATTGCGGCCGGAGTCGGGGCAGGCGTCTACCGCGATATTGAGGAAGGATGCAGAGCAGTGGTGAAATACAAGGATATGCTTGTAGTTCCCAATGCTGCGGCTCATGAGGCTTACGAAGAGTATTATCAGCTTTATAAGGATACTTATGAGGCCGGCAGGGATGTTTTGCAGCGAGTAACATTGATGGGGCGGAGACAGTGA
- a CDS encoding ADP-dependent glucokinase/phosphofructokinase, protein MAYQDKYEEYLNQIPADIEKCRADGKRHVFGYTSNYDVVLKWDVAVYNQILKEYLKDEPSAKAGDTMDTMEDFARISSYCLMKGIGANFDITSVEICEYLQSHFESEPALGGTCAQGAAALAAMGFPMVAQLTDKCKEVCKMMDASDMRVVKGENLVPIMEGASDEPPVYHMILQFSKDDKIVVHGKEYAVPLSNRLILFYDKIHKTVPIDQCFFDYWNAHADDISSYLAAGFDAVIDKGIMEERLDQLCRHFEIMREKNPDFIFYFEGAFYMNPEVKEMIFRRLAPYANIFGSNEEELVAQNEKYGIETDITDIESVIDGIEALLTRYGIRGMVLHTKDYSLYYGEELAGIDIEKGLTIGNLMSGTRARIGKYGSQDECRESLALGLSPTGLAFHERLRELKPAKQAVLVPSRYLEHPKYTIGLGDTFVAGVHTCFE, encoded by the coding sequence ATGGCATATCAGGATAAATACGAGGAGTATCTGAACCAGATCCCGGCCGATATCGAGAAGTGCAGGGCAGATGGAAAGCGTCATGTGTTCGGGTATACCAGCAATTATGATGTGGTCCTTAAATGGGATGTGGCTGTTTACAATCAGATTCTGAAAGAATATCTGAAAGATGAACCCAGCGCCAAAGCAGGCGACACGATGGATACTATGGAGGATTTTGCCAGGATCAGCAGCTATTGTCTGATGAAAGGGATCGGGGCGAATTTCGATATAACGAGTGTGGAGATCTGCGAATACCTGCAGAGCCATTTTGAATCGGAACCGGCTCTGGGAGGAACCTGCGCACAGGGGGCCGCGGCTCTGGCGGCGATGGGATTTCCCATGGTTGCGCAGCTCACAGATAAATGCAAAGAGGTTTGTAAGATGATGGACGCTTCTGATATGAGGGTCGTGAAGGGCGAAAACCTGGTGCCCATCATGGAAGGCGCATCCGACGAACCGCCTGTGTATCATATGATCCTTCAGTTCTCGAAGGATGACAAGATCGTCGTTCATGGAAAGGAATATGCGGTGCCTCTGTCGAACCGCCTGATTCTGTTCTATGATAAGATACATAAAACGGTGCCGATCGATCAGTGCTTTTTTGACTATTGGAATGCCCATGCGGATGACATTTCATCTTATCTGGCTGCCGGCTTTGATGCGGTGATCGATAAGGGGATCATGGAAGAGCGGCTGGATCAGCTCTGCAGGCACTTTGAGATTATGAGGGAGAAGAATCCGGATTTCATCTTTTACTTCGAGGGGGCGTTTTACATGAACCCTGAGGTAAAGGAGATGATCTTCAGGCGTCTGGCTCCGTATGCGAATATCTTTGGGAGCAATGAAGAAGAGCTGGTCGCACAGAATGAGAAATATGGAATAGAGACAGATATCACGGATATAGAATCGGTGATCGATGGAATCGAGGCTCTCCTTACACGCTACGGTATAAGGGGCATGGTGCTTCACACAAAGGACTATTCTCTGTATTATGGAGAAGAACTTGCCGGAATCGATATTGAAAAAGGGCTGACCATTGGAAATCTGATGTCAGGCACCAGAGCGCGGATCGGTAAATATGGCAGTCAGGATGAATGCCGTGAGAGCCTGGCACTTGGACTCAGTCCCACAGGCCTTGCTTTCCACGAGAGGTTGAGGGAACTGAAGCCTGCAAAGCAGGCGGTACTCGTACCGTCCAGATATCTGGAGCATCCGAAATACACCATTGGCCTGGGAGATACTTTTGTGGCAGGGGTGCATACTTGCTTTGAATAA
- a CDS encoding MurR/RpiR family transcriptional regulator → MNDLVIDTIKENYQQMFSAEKKVADFILQNPERTVSANVSELAELSGVSDATVIRMCKHLGYQGFYQMKLNLARDLGQHQLVGYCGDQDNPDTAKAILQGIARNLLNTASKLDMNVILGCAKMIRESEMVHAVAVGNTSPVAIDLGFRLGRLGIRTSSALVPEYFLSNISLGSKKDVIVAISHSGSSRQVIQALELGRDKGMKSIAITGSARSPVSQIADYTLNIPVEDPLFSEFGAISHVYAMAVIDALLYFVANAERGPRDVDRLEMLLAEYKL, encoded by the coding sequence ATGAATGATTTGGTAATTGATACAATTAAAGAAAACTACCAGCAGATGTTCTCCGCAGAAAAAAAGGTGGCCGATTTTATCCTTCAGAATCCGGAGCGGACAGTTTCTGCCAATGTCTCTGAACTGGCGGAATTGAGCGGAGTCAGCGACGCTACGGTCATCCGTATGTGCAAGCATCTGGGATACCAGGGGTTCTACCAGATGAAACTGAATCTGGCCAGGGATCTGGGACAGCATCAGCTGGTGGGCTACTGCGGCGATCAGGATAACCCTGACACGGCGAAAGCCATTCTGCAGGGAATTGCCCGGAATCTTCTGAATACGGCTTCTAAGCTCGATATGAATGTGATACTTGGCTGTGCAAAAATGATTCGGGAGAGCGAGATGGTGCATGCGGTTGCGGTCGGAAATACGAGTCCGGTCGCTATTGACCTGGGATTCCGGCTTGGCCGTCTGGGGATTCGTACCAGCAGCGCATTGGTGCCGGAATATTTTTTGAGCAATATCAGCCTGGGAAGCAAAAAAGACGTCATAGTGGCGATCTCCCATTCCGGGAGCTCCAGACAAGTAATACAAGCTTTGGAGCTGGGACGGGATAAGGGGATGAAGAGCATCGCGATAACGGGATCCGCCAGGAGTCCGGTTTCCCAGATTGCGGATTATACGCTCAATATACCCGTGGAAGATCCTTTGTTCAGCGAGTTCGGAGCGATTTCCCACGTATACGCCATGGCGGTCATTGATGCCCTTTTGTATTTTGTGGCCAACGCGGAAAGAGGGCCGAGGGATGTGGACAGGCTGGAGATGCTGCTCGCGGAATATAAGCTTTGA
- a CDS encoding ABC transporter permease produces MAAKSEKKILGMERETFRQFMGKYGISVIMVIMIIAIAIYRPVFLSGTNIVNIITQISINGMLAFGMCLAITTGGIDLTVGAQLAVVGVIMGQMITNNGLPIAVGILIGVAVSTLFGFINGFLIARFNMFPFVVTLSMQLIIRGAAQVISGGKAITFGAGVKNLYYGKLFGVIPYPIVALFVVFVIMYIMFHWTKLGRYILAVGGNANAAVASGVSEFRIKVICYTISGFLAGIAAVIMAAKTGSGQSNLGVGYETDAVAASVIGGTSFAGGIATMPGVLMGIFIVGFIYNGINLIGINANWQSIIRGAIIIGTVMLDMAINGRNRK; encoded by the coding sequence ATGGCTGCAAAAAGCGAAAAGAAGATTTTAGGAATGGAGCGGGAAACGTTCCGTCAGTTCATGGGTAAATACGGCATCAGTGTCATCATGGTCATCATGATCATCGCGATCGCGATTTACCGGCCCGTATTCTTAAGCGGTACTAATATCGTAAACATTATCACACAGATTTCCATTAACGGTATGCTGGCATTCGGTATGTGCCTTGCCATCACCACCGGCGGTATCGACCTGACTGTAGGCGCGCAGCTGGCAGTCGTGGGCGTTATCATGGGACAGATGATCACCAATAACGGGCTGCCGATCGCTGTCGGTATTCTGATCGGTGTTGCAGTGTCCACGTTGTTTGGATTTATCAACGGTTTCCTGATCGCCAGATTCAATATGTTCCCCTTCGTTGTTACCTTGTCCATGCAGCTGATCATCCGAGGCGCTGCTCAGGTCATCAGCGGCGGTAAGGCGATCACCTTCGGCGCCGGTGTGAAGAATCTTTACTACGGCAAGCTTTTCGGAGTGATTCCTTATCCCATCGTTGCCCTGTTTGTAGTCTTTGTCATCATGTACATCATGTTCCATTGGACGAAGCTCGGCCGTTATATCCTGGCTGTCGGCGGCAATGCCAATGCGGCTGTTGCTTCTGGTGTCAGTGAGTTCCGGATTAAGGTCATCTGCTATACCATCAGTGGTTTCCTGGCTGGTATCGCAGCTGTGATCATGGCGGCAAAGACAGGGTCCGGCCAGTCCAACCTGGGTGTTGGCTATGAGACGGATGCCGTTGCCGCCAGCGTAATCGGCGGCACCTCTTTCGCGGGCGGTATCGCCACGATGCCCGGTGTGCTCATGGGTATCTTTATCGTAGGCTTTATCTATAACGGCATCAACCTGATCGGTATCAATGCGAACTGGCAGTCCATCATCCGAGGCGCCATCATCATCGGCACGGTTATGCTGGATATGGCCATCAACGGAAGAAACCGTAAATAA